One part of the Conexibacter woesei Iso977N genome encodes these proteins:
- the csrA gene encoding carbon storage regulator CsrA has translation MLVLTRKSNQSIMIGDDIEVSVLSIMGEKVRIGIQAPRDIPVFRKEVYLEIQQERNGAVADPDVRGEVDEALRKLGTAAE, from the coding sequence ATGCTCGTACTGACAAGAAAGTCCAACCAGAGCATCATGATCGGAGACGACATCGAAGTCTCCGTGTTGTCCATCATGGGCGAGAAGGTGCGCATCGGGATCCAGGCCCCGCGGGACATCCCCGTCTTCCGCAAGGAGGTCTACCTGGAGATCCAGCAGGAGCGCAACGGCGCCGTCGCCGACCCGGACGTCCGGGGCGAGGTCGACGAAGCACTGCGCAAGCTCGGCACCGCAGCCGAGTAG